AAGTTTTCACTGCATGAAAAACTCATTGGaaaagtaactgcagctgtcagacacatggagtgcagtaaaagtacaacatcTGCCTGTTGGGTTGTAGTGGAGTAGAAgtataaaatgtcataaaatagaaatactgcagtaaaataaaagtagcTTAAATTTTAACTGAAGTATTTATGTTCAATCACAGGCAACAGGCAGGTGTGACGTGAACAAACCAACTCACACCCTCATACATTTTACAACCATAAATATCTGCTATGACAAATGAATATTTCTGAGTGAAACCAGTTTTTGAGCCTCCACTAACTGTCGTTACCGACCACAACAAACTGAACCAACTCCGAATATAATGAAGTTCATGTTTTACCTTCACTCCTCGTCATCGTGTCTCCTGTAGCTAAATAAACCCGTAAACTAAACCCGGCCTgaagcttttctgttttccGTCAAAAACTTTGACTCCATCCACGAAGACGAGCTGGGAAACGATTTTCTGCTTACTTCCTGTTTATACTGGTCACGTGCCAACGCAGACCAATGACAGCGAGTCCCGGATGCTTCTTTCGGAGGACCGTCTGCCGCCATCTTGCAACGGGGTTGAGTTGAAGCAGTAgcaataatttaattaaagaaaTTTCAAAACCGAGCAACAAATACCAGCACACAGATGATATGTTGTTACTAAAGTCACACAGAGACTGGATCTGCtggaatgttttattttttaacatcaagaccattttaatgatgttttattaattCGAAATATTCTTCTTTGTGTGCATTAACAGTTGGGGTTATTAGCTTGCTAAGTTTTTctaggaacccctgtgtcggacccggtTGTTTCACAGCTGTTCATTCAGCTGGATGATCAGTTTGTTACACTGACAGATGGTTCTGGTATTTAGTCCACTccatttaaacaaacaagactAGGCTAAATAACTAACAGCTAAAAACATATGCCCTTAGCCAACATGTGTATGTAATATTTTGTTCATTGTGGTGtattatttctgtctctgttttacATCTTGCTTGTtcaataaaaagtatttttacataGAAAAAACATCTGACAACAGGAGGTTTCTCcactttttaattacatttctgtacTATAGACTTTTTTTGCATTAGTTTTTCACAACAGTGATTAGTAAATATGTGTCAATGAGATGGACAACAACCCTCAGACAGTtgatgtaacaaaaaaaaaagtggacatGTACATGACAGCAAGATTAGGACTTCAGGTTTATGGAATAATGGCATCAGAACTACACAGGATGGAGCAGCCACACAGATTTGGTAGATTTCTCTGTCTACAGGTAAAAGTAAGAAATAACTTATTTCAGTAGTAACACAAAGTGATTAACTGAACACATATAAAACATCAGAATAAATTAAAACGTAATAAAtagaacaaatacaaaataataaatatttaagacaaatcaataaaaatatttgacacaaaaataagTGCAATTTTATCACATTACACACAAGAACAGCAGAGCTGAATGTCCAAACATTGAGCTAATGTCTCTTTGAACAACTACATCTCAATGGAAAAAATAGACTCAGACTGTAGAACTAATCTGAAACTAACAATTATGCATCAGATTTATAATGCATGAAATGGAAAGATCCACAGGCTGACAAGAACAGACGTCTCACTACATCTAATATTTCCCTGCAGTCGTCCTCAGGGTAGCAGTCTGAAATCAGTTCACACAAGAACAAACAAGACCTCAGCACAAAGACGCTGTCAACAAATCTACTCCTGGCCTCAGGTTTAGTCTACCACTGACACAGACACTCAGTTTATAGAACTGGGCCTGATGGATTgcatattattttacatttaagagtaaacaaaacaataataataattaaaaaaaaaaaaaaatcacattattcTTCATACATAACAATACACAATAACTGGTATGTCTGCATAAATAGAAAAGAGTGACCTACTCTTCTGTAAGTGCTACTTTCATTATGGTTCCCAACTATTTTAAGCATTttgataaacaacaaaaatcagCTCCATAGAAAAACCTCTGTATTTTTGTAATAggttaacaaaaaaaactgtataaaagAAACACACGGctttacaaaaagaaatgaagctTCTACGTAGGAAACTAATGGCTTTAAAAAAGCAGATTCCCAATCAAAGTTCTGCACTAAGTTGAAttattgtaataaataaaaatcagctcAGTATAAAAGAAAGACATACAAAAGTGAAATCAACAGATTTCCAATGGAACGTCTGACTTGAAAGTTTGGACAGAGAAAACAAGCCAGATCGAGTTTAGTAATATaatttccaaaacaaaaaataactgtGATCACATCAGGCCTACATGGTTTTCCAGGTCCATTAGTTCCAGCAGTTAAAACACTTGTTAGGTTTAGTGCAACacaaataagacaaataaaGGTTGTAGCTgtcagactcagacagaaagCTATTAAAACTTTGCTTCAGTTTAAGGAGTCAGAAGCGGAaaaggttgggaaccactgctttACATGTTGTCTCTTCAcctgaccccaaacacactaatGTATTCAGGTATTGGTCTAAAATATACAGCATCATTGTACATTTCTGCACTTCAAACTAAACACTTGGGTTATTGCAACCCTTCCCTCTGCCTCCTGTCCTCACCCAGAGCACAATGTAAACTTTATAAGAGGGACACCAAAAAAAGTGGCATCATTAGGACATTGCATAGTGTCCCTGTGCAATTCATCTAAACAAACCAGCCGATTCACCCTCCGATCCCAAGAACCGTCTTTACTGAGCCCGATCCTGTTCAGTAACTGAGCATTAGGGAAACACAGCGTCTCATCTGAACCGATGATGGCGCTGCAGCTGATCCAAAGTGGGAACCCTGCCTGTTCACCTGTAGTTTGCCTGCTGTGTCCGTCTGAAGGTTGTTCACAGTGTTCTCTACCTTTAGGtttgctttatgttttttatctgctttttaaatattctttctttttccatgtgCAACATCAGACATGCAGTAAGACTTGTTTTTTAAGTATATACAACATGTGATGAACATACAGTACGTACGGGCCTACACATTGATACCATGTTCCAACAGAAGCTGATGcatctttgttcttttctggTTTGTGTGCCAAGTGATCCGTTTGATTCTTCAGGCATTTGTCTCCCTTCATCCATAGTCATGGTTATTAATGATATGTCAGTGTGATGCTACGGTTAAAGGCATTACATGGGAGAGTCTGACTCCGTCTGAAGCTCTTGTGTCATGAATGATGCTTCGAGCTCCGAATGGCTCCTTTATCAGCTGTTGCAGCGGTTGCTGAGATTGTAGCTGGACCCCCCCGACGTCCGGCCCCAGATGAGGCCTCAGCTTTTCCTGAAGCTTGTCCGCGCTTCTCCTCAGTTGTCTTGGAGGTGTCTTTTAGCTTGGCCCCCTCCTGGGTTCCCCCTTTCATAGGCCCGAGCACGGTTTTGGCCACGCTGGTGAGCTGGGTGACGAAGCTGGCCTTGTCTCCTGGAGACATAGGGCGAGACTTGCTTGAGCAGGGTGAGGCTGCATTAGAGGAGGGTGACATGGGATTCTCCTCCAGGACCTCCAGGCGTGCCCTCTCCTCCCTAGCCCCACCACAGCTGCTTGACACTTTCTCTGCTTTGGACCTGGTGGCAGCTGGGCCATGGTCGACTGTCTGGGTTGGAACTGGGGGTGCAGGTCCTCTCACCTTGGTCGTCTCAGCTCCACTGATGATTGCTTTCTCTCCCGGTTTGCGCTGCTCTGTGGTTGATGCTTTCTGCACGCTACCTCTGTCTGCACCTGCAGAGCCTTTGCCTTTCTCCTCAGTCTTCTCCTGAGCTTTAGCTGCAGCTCCACCGTCTGTCTGTCCGCCCTGCTGCTTATTGTCTGGCTGCTCTGGGCCCTTCGAAGTCCCTGCTGTTGAGAGTTTCTCGCCGAGTTTAGTCTTGGAAGCTGTTGCCTCTGAACCAGAAGTGCTTGCAGTTGGAGGTTTGTCCCCTGGGCTGGTCTTGGTCTGTGTAGTGTATGTGACCAGTGCCGGACTAGGTTTGCTCTCCACTGCAGCTGCACTTACACTTCTCTTTAGAGCCTCAGCAGTGGGCGATGTCTTACCAGTGTCAACAACACTGGTCTTGGAATCAGATTTAGAAGCCATGCTCTCTGGTTGAAGTCCCATGGTCTCAGATGCTGTGGTTTGTGGATCTTTCTCTTTAGCTGTGAGTAGTGTGTCACGGCTGAGTGGTGACTCCTGCCTTCCCAGTCTCCTCACATGCTTCAGGCCTCCAGTCTCCCCTCCCATTGGTGGAGATggggaggaagatgatgaaggAGATGGGGGAGCAGGTCCgttctctccctccatttccaGCAGACTCTGCAGGCTGTGCTCACAGTGGAAGGACTCTCTCCTGTAGTCCCCATGTGTCACCTCCAGGCTATGCTTTCGTAACGACACCCCACCTGTGAGGGGAGAAGGCGATGATGacgatgaagaggaggaaggcagAATCGGTGCTCCTAGCTTCTCTGCCGACTGCACCCGCTGCAGCAGGGGGGATCTGGGGGGCTCGGCACTTTTGGGACGAGGGCGAGCTACAGGAGGTGAGGAGTGCAGCTTGACGGGAAACATCTGTGTGGTGTTGGAGCTGCCGACAGTGTGACCGGTAAGAGGCGGAGGAGAGGACGTGGTCGGGGACGGAGTGTGAGCCAGCGGCGACAGAGGGATGTTGCCGGCAGATTTACAGCGAGCAGAGCGGTACTGGCGGTGCAGTTTGGGAGACAGGCCGTGCAGGGAGCTGGGCCTCATGTGGTGGGAGGTGGCCGGAGAGTTGGGGGTGCTGGATGCTGGGGAGCTGCTCGGGGAGGAGGTTCCTGAGGAGACAAGGggacacatttaaaacactcaCCCCCTTGTTAATCACACACCTGAAAACGTccctaaataaaatgtttactaAGCTTACATTCgtctttttgcttttaaaatatatttgctttAATGCACATGAGAAAGTCAAACCATGTAAGAAGAGACGTGGTCGTCCATACTAACCCAGGTAAGGTGTCTCAAGCATGGAGCGGTAACTCTGAGTGGGCGAGCGGGCAGAGAGGCTGTGGGTGGGGGAGCCTGGGAGACTGTCCCCAGACGACAGGGAGCGATTTAAGGAGGAGAGACTGCGGCTGGTGTGGAGCAGGTTGGACTGCTTGGTGATTTTCCTGAACAGGGAGCTGCGTTTCTTgctaaaaagccaaaaaaaagacatgatgtggaaaataaagacataaagacataaaattaaatatgtgtTCAGGGGTAATGTTAAGCATCTATTTTGCAGAAACCTACTCTTGTCCCTCCTTGGCTCCGGTCCTCTTGCTGCGTCGTGCCATCTTGGATTTATAGCTGGTCTTACGGGCGGGACCCACCTTTATAGACGTGTTCTCAAAGGGAGTAGTTGTGACTGTCACCTTGTTCCCACTCTGTAGACAATATATTTTAACGTATATGAATCATATTATTTGATGAGCATTTTTAATCATCTATAGAAATCCTAAACCTCTCTCACCTTCAGGATGAGCTCCACCACTTCTGTGTGGACCAGACCGTGGACTGCCTCCCCGTTTACATGAGTGATGAGATCCCCGGCACTAAGTCCAGCCTCCTGCGCAGGACCTCCATCCTCCACATGCTGTGATTAAAATGGAGGCTGGTGACTCACATGCTACATGCAAGGGGTTCCACAAGGTGCAATATTTGgccaacacatttttaattaaacaagtCTGCACTTAGTCCGACTAAACAACACACAGTCAAATTTTAGTAGTACCCACCCAGACCATGTGATGAACGCTATAAACGTCACTGTCTCCCATATAGACTCGGATGGCTCGGAGAGTGAACCCATACTTCTTCCCGGAGCGGTGGATGGTGATCGGGGAATGCAGGATGTTGACCATGGGGGAGTAGTCTCGGCTGGGAGAAGAGTCACGGGACGAGGGGTTGGACGACAGGGAGCGAGGAGACATGGGGCTCGCCAGAGGCGAGGCACCATGCTGCTCCACTGAGAACAGAGACGGTAGGTTTTACAATTATTAACTGTATATCAACTAAAATGGACTTGGTTTGTTTTCGAACACATTTCTATAACACAGCACCATATGTGTCCTCACCTGCAGGAATGATGACAGACAGAGCAGTAGCAGAAGCCGATTTGATAACTTTGGTTCCTGGTCGCGAGCTGCGTTTTTCTCCTTCGGCCGTGAGCTGCTGGTGGCGAACCCTCCGCAGCACCAGGTCTGTAGCTGCCCCCCGGGGTCCCTGCGGGTCTGGAACCCCCAGGACAGAACTACTGCCTGGAAGAGGCAACGATGCATCAGCAGGTCTCAGAACCTTGTCTGTGAAACACACATTAATAAGCCAGCTGTCACCAGATGCTCCTGACACACACCGTCACCAACATGTTCCTCGTCCCTTCTTACCTCCAGCTGTGAGTCCATTGCTTTCTTTAAGGTACGTCCTCAGATCGCTTGGAGAGGAAATGGCACCCACGGCTCCTTCCAGGGACACCCCCCTGGCCTTCACAGGCTGCCTGCTGGATCCAGGCGGCTCAGACTCAAGTTCCAGAGGGGAGGCAAATCGATGCGTATCCATGAGGGCGGAGAAGCGCCTTCGGGTACCCGACGGGGGGCTGGAGTCGCTCTCGGTGAAGGAGGTCTCAGAGCAGGACAAACGTTTCCTGAAGAAGCAACACAAGAGAAGCCAGCAGGTCACTGGATGAGGGAACACGTTTTTACGTTTTTGTGGGGAAGGCTGAAGTTCTCCGACCCACCCATCCATCCCAGCCCTCCTCATAACACAGACTTCATTTACTACATCACCTGTGTGTCTCATAGGTATGGCAGGTAAAAGACACCTTGGGGATGACAACAGGGCGGGTGCACTCACATCTCAGGTGATCCAGTCCTCCAGCTCTTGTCCCTGAGGGTGACACTTCCCAGGCTTTCTCTCTTGGCCACTCGATCCTCCCTGGGGACCTTGTGCTCCCGCAGAGTCACGGTGTGGGGCTTATGCTCCAGCTGGGACAGATGCTCCATGCTGCTGTACACCTGCAGGGCCACACGACAGCCGACAGTTTTACCTGAGGTAACGAGTGGCCACTGCTATTTCAAGCTTCAGTACAGAAGTCTTAGTGTGAACGTCAGGTCTGACCTTGCTAAATCGAGGGGAGCAGGATGAGAAACGATGTATCTCCACAGGTTCGTCGTCATTGGTATCGTCTTCATCGTATGAATTCACATGATGGTAGCGTTCAGAGCGGGCTGATGGTGATGATGGACACATTAGACATGAGCCACGGTTTGAGCAGCGAGAGCTCAAACTATATTCAATTTTAAAGACTGCTGTAAAGACTTACTGTCGAAGTAACTGGTGTCTTCCTCTGACTCCAGGTGAGGGATGAACTCTGCCTTCTGTCTCAGCAGGCTGTTCCAGTCCACTTCGGTGAAGAACGAGTGTTGCTTCACTTCAAAAGCACCACCTAGAGGGTGGAGGAAGCGAGGACACCCagggtgagacagagacaggtaATGACTGCAGCAATGACAGGCAGTGTGACGCTGAAGGTGACACCCTGCAGGCCCACGTGAAGGACGATGGTAGTTTGTTTACTACCCCAGGGCGCATGTCTGCAGGTGCCAAGGGGCACAGGGGCACAAGATTCTGAAGTAGCTGAAAAAACATTGTGATTTATGAAGAAATGAATGTGGACACACTGAGTCAGAGGCCACACCTGAACACCATGTGCTGAAACTTCTTACTCTAAActgggggcagtcgtggccaTGCAGTTTAATATATATGTGAATTAACGCTTTTAGACCTGAACTAGTCACGAGCTCAGCTGACTGACCTGTGCCCAGTCGAACCAGTGGATTGGTCTGCAGGAGGGAGGAGATCAGGTGCTGGGCATCGACAGGTAGAGCCTCGTCCCCCTCTGGCCACACGATGTCGTCTGCAGGACGCAGCAGAGCGAGACGGGGACATGAGGAAACACGTTGGTGTGTATCACTGTTTGCATGTATCCATCTAAAAACACCTGTCCTCACCTGTGATCACCTGTCCGAACAGCTCCTCTGGAGTGTCTCCAAAGAAAGGCACACAGCCCACCAGGAACTCGTACAGGATGATGCCCATAGCCCACCAGTCCACTGGCTTCCCATAACCCTGACGAAGAATAACCTCTGGGGCGATGTACTCGGGAGTTCCACACACCTGAAGGAAAAGGAGCAACACAtggtttgttttgggttttttttaaagatgtattTATTCCAATACCTGCTGATTCTTCCCTGCACTGACTCAGTCCGGATGTTCCCTCAGTGTGAACAGAGCAAACCAGATCTGGACCACCTGCATATGTGCTCCTAGATCTGATCCCTAtctgatgtgtgagtgtgcgagcgccgtcagaacggtcagacCAGAATCCATGCGGTTGTTTTAAATTTGACCGTGGCACAAATGACATTGTTCAACCTGTGCACGGTGGCACTTCAGGAGCTCAGGGTGTTCACACTGACGGAAACAGCAGGACCTGTTTTGTGAAACATGTCCAACCCTCTCCTGATTATAGATTTGTTCATTTCTGCCTCTAAAGCATCGCATCTAATATCTGAGCAGATAATTCTGTTTTGCAGGCTGCAGTTTCCAAAACCACTTCAATTGTTAAATACAAAAACTTTAATTTGGTTTTCAAACAGGCGGAAGTGACTGAGACGTATGTACAGTGTTCACTGTGTGAATATATGATGCCAAAGATGCCAAGAGAAGATGGAAGCTGCAGGGAGCATCTCCATTAGCGGATGAGTATGTGGTGCTGTAATGCATACAGATGATATAAAGAGGCTTTGattcaaagcagcagcagtgaatgaAAAGctctgagaaaataaatgtacctGAAGGAGAAATGGTTTTAATAACTGAGGAGATAGTGCTCTATTGTTCTGCCAACTGCTGAGCTGATTTTTATGCTTCAGTTATTTCTGGCACAAAGTGTTGGGGAATATATTTGCATAGAAATGAAGACATCAAAGGATCTTACTGTAATTTAACTGTCTACAGTGCAACGCTGCCAAAAACACACTTCTTCTAATGTCATTTCATTCTGCTACTTACATTTAATTGAAAGTGCAGGTAAATTAAAGATCTAcaatttaagatttttattttttcatttattttttaacaggtTGTGTATTTGaagttttttaaatgtattttaaaccGTGAACTGCAGGTCCACAGCCCAGTACAATGACACTTCTATGTTTTTGTGATACCTGTTTATCCAGAAACTCCCGAGTGTCCTTCTCTATGTGTCCTTCATACAAGTTGGTGGTGAGACTCATCAGGCCCATCTTAGACAGGCCGAAGTCCGTCAGCTTGATGTGACCCATCGAGGTAATCAGCAGGCTGAGAGCAGGACCAGGAAAATTCAGTCCCAGTAAAAAAACGGGctttaatttcttttctgttaCGCCACCAGAGCAGTGTGACAACAGAACTGCCACAGTTTGTTGGAACGTTTTGATAAAAGCAAGTTCCACTTACTTGTCAGGCTTCAGATCTCGGTGCACGATGCCATAGTTGTGCAAGTACTCCAGCGCTAGGACAGTCTCAGCGAAGTACATGCGCGCCATTTCCACAGGCAGTGGCCCGATGTTCTTCAGCAGAGTGGCGCAGTCTCCACCTGTTGGCAGGTTTTGTTAGTCCATTAGCAGCTACTGTGAATGTCTCCTGTCTGAGACTTTCAGTTTGCTTTAAGGCAGAGGGCAACATGCAGAGCAGAACACCACCACGCCAACCTCAACCCTGAGCAAACCCTCTGGGTTGGGGTCTGGTTCAGTACCATAAGACACGACTGGGTCCCTCACCAACGACACTCCTAATATGTTTGGTGCTCACTGTAGCATATTAACAACACACATTACTAAACTGGTAAACATTTCCAAGTACTGTCAACGTGAGCATGTCTGACAGCACCGGGCTCACCTTCCACGTACTCCATGACCATGCAGAGGTGTCGCCGGGTTTCGAAGGAGCAGAACATGGACACGACAAAGGGATTCTCTGCGAAGGTGAGGATGTCTCTTTCCACAAAGGCCTGCTGGATTTGGTTCCTCAGGATCAGGTTTTGCTTGTTTATCTTTTTCATGGCAAAACGCTGGCGTGTCTCCAGGTGACGCACCAGGtacacagcactgacacacacagacgcacataCATTCACATGTTATCTTCACTCTATGGCTGTTTTGATGACCAAAGGTGTGCCGCAGGGATCCACTTAGGCCATATCCTGTTTAAGACAGTCTCTTCCTTTGGTACCTGGCTGTAATATTCATAGTTATGCAGATGATACAGTTGTATATCGAGCTACTGACTCATTTGTTAGCatgtatgtattatttatttatacgatactaatatattattatattagtgCAGCTTTTATAATTAGTTTTGTATTAAAAGTGTCTGTGTCCTATATTCTTTACCTGTAAACAAGGTGCTGCTGTAAGCTCAGCCAACCAGCTCACAcgttataataaataataaatcaataataaaacaggAGGACCTCCTCAGTGCTCTACTCACCCGTACGCTCCATTACTGATCAGCTTGATGGTCTGGAAATCTGCTTCTCCTGGAGGCTTCATCGCTTTCATCTTACCCtgtgggtcaaaggtcacaatGCAGCGATTAAACCTGTTCTtcagtgtgaaaacaaactCATCAATACaccaacatggctgcctcagaCACATATAAATGAAGTGTTGTTCTTTATATTCCAGATAAAAGCACGTTTGTCAAGTTAACACCAGGGTCATTCTTCTCTCACGCTGCTGAA
This genomic window from Mastacembelus armatus chromosome 8, fMasArm1.2, whole genome shotgun sequence contains:
- the LOC113140944 gene encoding microtubule-associated serine/threonine-protein kinase 1 isoform X5, whose amino-acid sequence is MEERLAEFTEAFSPENVLPLADGVLSFIHHQIIELSRDCLSKAREGLITSVYFFELQENLEKLLHDAFERSESTEVAFVTELVKKLLIIISRPARLLECLEFNPEEFYHLLEAAEDHAKEGHLMKTDIPRYIISQLGLTRDPIEEMVHLDSYDSEGPLTPETDDSTEGKMKAMKPPGEADFQTIKLISNGAYGAVYLVRHLETRQRFAMKKINKQNLILRNQIQQAFVERDILTFAENPFVVSMFCSFETRRHLCMVMEYVEGGDCATLLKNIGPLPVEMARMYFAETVLALEYLHNYGIVHRDLKPDNLLITSMGHIKLTDFGLSKMGLMSLTTNLYEGHIEKDTREFLDKQVCGTPEYIAPEVILRQGYGKPVDWWAMGIILYEFLVGCVPFFGDTPEELFGQVITDDIVWPEGDEALPVDAQHLISSLLQTNPLVRLGTGGAFEVKQHSFFTEVDWNSLLRQKAEFIPHLESEEDTSYFDTRSERYHHVNSYDEDDTNDDEPVEIHRFSSCSPRFSKVYSSMEHLSQLEHKPHTVTLREHKVPREDRVAKRESLGSVTLRDKSWRTGSPEMKRLSCSETSFTESDSSPPSGTRRRFSALMDTHRFASPLELESEPPGSSRQPVKARGVSLEGAVGAISSPSDLRTYLKESNGLTAGDKVLRPADASLPLPGSSSVLGVPDPQGPRGAATDLVLRRVRHQQLTAEGEKRSSRPGTKVIKSASATALSVIIPAVEQHGASPLASPMSPRSLSSNPSSRDSSPSRDYSPMVNILHSPITIHRSGKKYGFTLRAIRVYMGDSDVYSVHHMVWHVEDGGPAQEAGLSAGDLITHVNGEAVHGLVHTEVVELILKSGNKVTVTTTPFENTSIKVGPARKTSYKSKMARRSKRTGAKEGQDKKRSSLFRKITKQSNLLHTSRSLSSLNRSLSSGDSLPGSPTHSLSARSPTQSYRSMLETPYLGTSSPSSSPASSTPNSPATSHHMRPSSLHGLSPKLHRQYRSARCKSAGNIPLSPLAHTPSPTTSSPPPLTGHTVGSSNTTQMFPVKLHSSPPVARPRPKSAEPPRSPLLQRVQSAEKLGAPILPSSSSSSSSPSPLTGGVSLRKHSLEVTHGDYRRESFHCEHSLQSLLEMEGENGPAPPSPSSSSSPSPPMGGETGGLKHVRRLGRQESPLSRDTLLTAKEKDPQTTASETMGLQPESMASKSDSKTSVVDTGKTSPTAEALKRSVSAAAVESKPSPALVTYTTQTKTSPGDKPPTASTSGSEATASKTKLGEKLSTAGTSKGPEQPDNKQQGGQTDGGAAAKAQEKTEEKGKGSAGADRGSVQKASTTEQRKPGEKAIISGAETTKVRGPAPPVPTQTVDHGPAATRSKAEKVSSSCGGAREERARLEVLEENPMSPSSNAASPCSSKSRPMSPGDKASFVTQLTSVAKTVLGPMKGGTQEGAKLKDTSKTTEEKRGQASGKAEASSGAGRRGGPATISATAATADKGAIRSSKHHS
- the LOC113140944 gene encoding microtubule-associated serine/threonine-protein kinase 1 isoform X6, whose translation is MVHLDSYDSEGPLTPETDDSTEGKMKAMKPPGEADFQTIKLISNGAYGAVYLVRHLETRQRFAMKKINKQNLILRNQIQQAFVERDILTFAENPFVVSMFCSFETRRHLCMVMEYVEGGDCATLLKNIGPLPVEMARMYFAETVLALEYLHNYGIVHRDLKPDNLLITSMGHIKLTDFGLSKMGLMSLTTNLYEGHIEKDTREFLDKQVCGTPEYIAPEVILRQGYGKPVDWWAMGIILYEFLVGCVPFFGDTPEELFGQVITDDIVWPEGDEALPVDAQHLISSLLQTNPLVRLGTGGAFEVKQHSFFTEVDWNSLLRQKAEFIPHLESEEDTSYFDTRSERYHHVNSYDEDDTNDDEPVEIHRFSSCSPRFSKVYSSMEHLSQLEHKPHTVTLREHKVPREDRVAKRESLGSVTLRDKSWRTGSPEMKRLSCSETSFTESDSSPPSGTRRRFSALMDTHRFASPLELESEPPGSSRQPVKARGVSLEGAVGAISSPSDLRTYLKESNGLTAGDKVLRPADASLPLPGSSSVLGVPDPQGPRGAATDLVLRRVRHQQLTAEGEKRSSRPGTKVIKSASATALSVIIPAVEQHGASPLASPMSPRSLSSNPSSRDSSPSRDYSPMVNILHSPITIHRSGKKYGFTLRAIRVYMGDSDVYSVHHMVWHVEDGGPAQEAGLSAGDLITHVNGEAVHGLVHTEVVELILKSGNKVTVTTTPFENTSIKVGPARKTSYKSKMARRSKRTGAKEGQDKKRSSLFRKITKQSNLLHTSRSLSSLNRSLSSGDSLPGSPTHSLSARSPTQSYRSMLETPYLGTSSPSSSPASSTPNSPATSHHMRPSSLHGLSPKLHRQYRSARCKSAGNIPLSPLAHTPSPTTSSPPPLTGHTVGSSNTTQMFPVKLHSSPPVARPRPKSAEPPRSPLLQRVQSAEKLGAPILPSSSSSSSSPSPLTGGVSLRKHSLEVTHGDYRRESFHCEHSLQSLLEMEGENGPAPPSPSSSSSPSPPMGGETGGLKHVRRLGRQESPLSRDTLLTAKEKDPQTTASETMGLQPESMASKSDSKTSVVDTGKTSPTAEALKRSVSAAAVESKPSPALVTYTTQTKTSPGDKPPTASTSGSEATASKTKLGEKLSTAGTSKGPEQPDNKQQGGQTDGGAAAKAQEKTEEKGKGSAGADRGSVQKASTTEQRKPGEKAIISGAETTKVRGPAPPVPTQTVDHGPAATRSKAEKVSSSCGGAREERARLEVLEENPMSPSSNAASPCSSKSRPMSPGDKASFVTQLTSVAKTVLGPMKGGTQEGAKLKDTSKTTEEKRGQASGKAEASSGAGRRGGPATISATAATADKGAIRSSKHHS